The genome window GTAGATTCTGCAGAAGCTCAAATCAAGGAGGAATAAAGGAAGCAATTCATCAAGATTAAGAATGAATCTAACTAATATTTCAAGCTATTTTCATCAGGCTACCCTTGGGTCTTTCTCTTAGATATATATGCCTCAAAAGGAAAGGAATCCTAGAATTGTTGCAATACAATCCCAGAAGACAAGGAAATAGAAGACTCATCAAGCTATAAAGGAAGAAGCAGAAGAATATTCAAAGACACGCAACTACATCATTTGTTTCTAAGCCTTTCTAGTTCTTAGTACAAACATTGTATTCTTGAGTCTACAAGTGTCATATAATATAGGAACCGTTAGAACACAAAATGAGATTTGTGTCAACATTGGAAAGAATCACTGTTGCTATATATTGTTGGTGGTGAACGTACTAAAATCATCACTGTTGTAAAAATTTATCAAATATttaagagaacccttgtgacccaagggaactAGACGTAGGTACCATACCGGTACTGAaccaatataaaaattattgtGTCTTCTTTACCTTTCTGTTCAATTAGTTTATCTCTACTGAAATCATTCACTGCGCAAAGTCTAATCGACTAAACTTATACTTAGTCAACTAATATTTTTAAATCAGTTACAATTCACCCCCATCTTGTTCTTTCACAAATTGCTAACTTGTTCTCTAAGAGGGCTCCTGGGACACTACAATCTAACATAGAGAAGAACCTGAAAGAAAGAATCAAAGTTGTGTCCTTGAGGACAGGAAACATGTTGGCAGATCCGATTATAAAATCTAGATCCAAGGTGGTGAGCAAATGGACTGGAACAAATGAGGAGTAGAAAATTGGGGAGCCAATGGGCGAGACTAGTAATGCTAAAAAGGAAAACGAAGAGAGAAAATACATGCCTGCTTTACATTTCCCTCAAAGGATAAAGCATAAAAAATTAGACAAGTGTTTTGGGCAGTTCTTGGAGATGCTCAAACAATTATATGTGAACACTCCCTTCATAGAGTTGCTCACTCAAATGACCGCTTATGAAATATTCTTAAAGGAGATGTTGTCGAGCAAAAGGTTGTTAGAAGAAACAACAATGATCAAGCTTAATATCCACTGCAGTGCCATATTGCAAAATAAAATTCCTCAAAAGTATGGAGATCCAAGAAGTTTTACCATACCATGCTTTTTGTGGATTGAGAAGTTTGACAAGGCCTTGTATGATTCAAGTTCATCTATAAATCTACTTTTCTATTTTCAGAAACTTGAAGGTGAGATTGGAGTGATCAAGTCTATACCAGTATACTCGCAACTGGCTGATAAGGCAACAATCATACCCGAGTAAATAATCGAAGATATGTTAGTGGGAGTGGATAAGTATTTGTTCTCCGTTGATTTTACTGTGGTAGACATGGAGGTGAACAAGGATGTGCCTATAATTCTAGGGAGGTCACTCTGTTCCAAGGGTAAAGAAATTCTTGATATTTATGATGGGAACTCATGTTCAGTGGAGAATGAGAAAGTGGTTTTCCAGATGAAGAGGATGATGAAGTATCCTAGTGATGAAGCGTCTGCCCACTCTTGTTTCAAGCTTGATATGATTAGAGAGTTGATTGAAAAATGTCAGTTTGACAAGCTTGTATGTAATCCTCTATAAACGCGTATCACTCAATCTAACATAGTGGAGGATGAAGATCCTTAAATCAAGAAAGAGGTTAAATCTCTTGAAACTAATAATCATGTAGTAGATGAGGAGGAACTCAAGAAGGAGGCATCTAAGCCTAGTGTGTAATTAAAAGTTCTCCTTGCTCACTTAAAATATGCTTTTCTTGAAACTAACAATTTTTCTATGATTATTTCTGCTTACTTGATAGGTAAATAGGAACACAAGTTGGTTGAGCTACTAAGAAAGTGCAAAAAGGCAATTAGTTGGACCATAGCTGATATTCAGGGAATTAGTCCAGCTATTTGCATGCACATGATTTTATTGGAAGAAAATAGAAATCCAGTAGTGCAACATCAACGCAAGTTGAACAAAAATTTAGAATAGGTATTGCAAAATATATTATCAAATTGCTAGATGCAGGAATGATTTTTCCATCTCTAATAGCCAATGGATTAGTCATGTGTAAGTTGTACCAAATAAATGGGGCATGACAATGGTGAAGAACGAAGATAATAAGTTGTTCCCCGCAAGAACAATTAtcaggtggagagtgtgcattgattatagaaggtTGAATGATGCAAGAAGGaaagatcactttccacttccttttaTTGATCATATGCTCGAAAAAGTGGCTGGACATGAATgttattgctttttggatgggtaatCATGCTACAATTAGATACCCATTGCCCCTGAAGATGTTGAGAAGACCACATTCACTTGTCCCGTGTGAATTTTTGCTTATCGGAGAATATTGTTTGGATTATGTAATGCACCAACCATTTTTTAGATGTGCATGATGTATATCTACTCATATCTGAATGTGAAATGCTTTGAGGTATTTATGGATGACTTCACTTTGTTTGGTGATGATTTCAATGACTACTTGAAGAACTTGGAACTTGTGCGTAAACATTGTGAAGCCACTTACCTATTACTCAACTGGGAAAAATGTCACTTCATAGTAGAAGAGAAAATTGTTATAGGCCACAAAGTGACTACGAATGGAATTGAAGTAGACAGAGCAATGGTTGATGTGATTGCTAGACTTCCACCACCTACTTCTATGTAGAGCATTAGGAATTTCTTGGGACTACTGGGTTTTATAGGATGTTCATCTAAAACCTTTCGAGCATCAAGCCATTTACTGCATTGCTATCAAAGGATGTCAAGTTTGTGCTCACTATGGAGTGCCTAAGGGCATTTGAATTCATTAAGGAAGGACTTATTAGTGTTCCTATTATGGTGACACCTGATTGGGTCAAGCAATTTGAGataatgtgtgatgctagtgatataGCTCTAGGAGCAGTTTTGGGACAAAGAAAGGATAAAATATTTAGGTCTATCTTGTAATGATCCGACTAATCATTTTGCTTTCCCATTCCTTTATTTAACACGTTCCGTATGTATTTttcctattttatgacttgtggggagaATTGTTTTGGTTTCCGAAGAGTTTAGGTTGAATTTAAAACACATAGTTCCATagtagtggcctaaggtggccagGTTTGACTTAAGTCAACAATTTGAGTAAACGAAAATCGGGATTCAAGAGTTCCAAAAGCTTtgaatgataattttggacttgactGTATATTCGGATCGAGTTTACGGAGATTCGGGAGTGATTCAACACTTATTGTTGGAAATTGGCATTTTGAAGATTTTATAGTTCTCTATGTTTGACATAGAGTGGACTTTGGTTATATCGGGTCTCGTTCGGTATTTCGAGCCTAGGATAGGTTCTTATTATCATATAGACTTGCGTGTGAAATATGATTCCATTCGAGTTGTCTAAATATGATTCATGGTGTTCTGAGTTAGTTTATAGAATATAGAAGCTGGAAAGATTGAtttgtaaagccccgtaaaattttgcataaggaatttaaggtttcgtggtgccgaagtaggcttacgtgtttgaggattttaGAAATTCTGCTCGCCGCGGCtaggactttttgggttgaacaatacgtTGGGGAGTAAAGAAAAAATTTGGGCAGAAATTCTTCGCTGCGAGCAAGCTTGCTGCAGCTAGAATATTgcagaatcactttgcggaccgcataatggccgcagagtgaggcaggaatGGGCAgctttggatgccattctgcggttGACTATGCAATCGCAGAActattctgcggttcattatgcgcccgcagaacaggtctgcaggccgcatagtgaccgcagacccaggcaggCGACCCCCAGTTTTGGCCACcgaattatgcggccgatatgcggaccgtataTTAATTTTtcaatcgcatatgcgaccgcagatcctgttccagagcttcatttttggttttttataacccaaccctaCTTAGTTAAATAGACTCAAtggaccatttttgagctaaaatctgatgttttagagagaagtgagagtgttttagagagagagtaaaccctaggctaattttcATCAATATTTGCCCAAGATTTGGGAAAATTcataaggaaaactcacaaggtcttcatcctagaggtaagattctacaccctaacccttcatTTCGAAAGTTAACTAGAAATGGGAAATTAGTTAGATGATTCTTGGGTATGTgagttggttattttgcatgcatgtgttatcaaggggtgtaggatgattgttgagctcaaaatggtaaataatgggttgtgggatgatggaatcctccataaaaagaccttgaaacctcaatgcacacctagtgtctgataaaatgctcaaatgagctagaaccatgatcatcgtcctaattttggttcaatttgttatatttctcaaatagattgaagttgctaagaattttggaacattttagagtttaaagaagctccattgaggtatgttggctaaactccacTCCTAGAATTAAATCCCATGGTATTTATGCAATTTATGTAAAGTCTCGAATTGTTCATCATGAAAGTAGCTATTCCAAATAAGCTTGTGATGAGAGATATATGTACAATATGTATCCCAAaatgattttattatgttatattatcatttgagaatatgttcaaagtatgggctgtgcattaatgtAAAGTCCCGAATTGTTCATCATGAAAGtagctattccgaataagcttgtgatgagagatatatgttcaatatgtatcccaaaatgcttttattatgttatgttatcatttgagaatatgttcaaagtatgggatgtgcattaataatgcgacttcaagtcaagttcaaacgaaggctattatgccgaattttgtgaaaatatctatgtgcctaagactcttaattggtcacatgtgtactaaaaactTTGATTTATAATGCCTTATTATTGATGAGGATGATGATGTTTGATAGTGAAAAAGGAGAGTATAGAATACTAAATACGGTCGATGTACcaagaataattttataattgtggccactagtgccaataaaatgaaaaatgtgaaaaaagtatgaaatgcgatgatgggtataaaaaggttgatgtctcgaatgagacggcctagccgatcgggtcatgatcggatgtcatgccgcacacatggtggtgattgtgctggaaattatgattttggttaatatatctgatgagatggcctagccgatcgggtcatgatcggactccgtgctaaaagtatggtggtatttggtattgtgaatattggaatCATGAATGGTgccatattggtactaaagacctcccaacttaaaatatggaaatttatttgaacattatcttgatcctaatttgaggtttgatgttgtttgaggcttcaCTGATATTATAATTGTACTTGCtcatattatttatcattctattgagagggtgttttgttattcatactagtactattccatatatactaatGTCCTTTtcgccgggggcactgcatcttcaatagatgcaggtggttcgacAGCATGAGatactgatcagtgatagcggtacactctcttcccaacagacttggtgagcctcatttcatgtatcttttgttccttgtgtattgtgtttgaggtatagccaaggCTTTATTGCCGGTATTATCATAATACTcttctgtatctattagaggcttcgtagacatagtgtgggttgtatattggtgctggggaagtcaaaaaatattatgttgtatttgaattacttgttccactttagaccatgaaaacatgtgtgaaatttgagactcTAAAATGAAGTAACAAaaggtaagaaattggtattgcagacatgattactttattgtttgattaacaaAAATAGGTAttttctttattcatgaatgggTTTGGGTAGAAgcaaatctaataggcttgcttggacgggttcactcggttgagcgtcggtcgcgctccccgagttcggggcgtgacatgatTAATTTTGTAtggggtgcgattcttggttGCGATATTATTGTATATGTTTCGAGGCCTCAAGTGTGTCCGAGTTACATTTTTGGACTTCTTGGTATGATTGAAATGGGTCACGGGTGGCTCGAAAGAGTTTCGGACTATCCGAAACATGTTCACAATTTGTCAAATTATGCTCGTGGTGGTGTACTTTGCAATCGCGAAGAAGGTCCCGTGATCACGAATAATAAGTTTTGTAGGGGAAGTTGTTTCTATTCATGAAAGTGTACAAGGTCCAACAAACACGATGGAGGACCTGGCTTCTCTTCGATAAGCAACAATGTtgataaaaggaaagaaaatccTACTCAACGGCtttgtattttaatttattttttacatGAAAAATAAATCAATCAGCCAAAGTAAAAAGAAGGAAAGTCAACAATCAGCATTATCAAAGATTCTCAAGCGCGCAAGAATGGGAAGAGAGCAAATCAAGGCCACAAATCAAATTCGGTAGATTCTGCAGAAGCTCAAATCAAGGAGGAATAAAGGAAGCAATTCGTCAAGATTAAGAATGAATCTAACTAATATTTCAAGCTATTTTCATCAGGCTACCCTTGGGTCTTTCTCTTAGATATATATGCCTCAAAAGGAAAGGAATCCTAGAATTGTTGCAATACAATCCCAGAAGACAAGGAAATAGAAGACTCATCAAGCTATAAAGGAAGAAGTAGAAGAATATTCAAAGACACGCAACTACATCATTTGTTTCTAAGCCTTTCTAGTTCTTAGTACAAACATTGTATTCTTGAGTCTACAAGTGTCATATAATATAGGAACCGTTAGAACACAAAATGAGATTTGTGTCAACATTGGAAAGAATCACTGTTGCTATATATTGTTGGTGGTGAACGTACTAAAATCATCACTGTTGTAAAAATTTATCAAATATttaagagaacccttgtgacccaagggaactAGACGTAGGTACCATACCGGTACTGAaccaatataaaaattattgtGTCTTCTTTACCTTTCTGTTCAATTAGTTTATCTCTACTGAAATCATTCACTGCGCAAAGTCTAATCGACTAAACTTATACTTAGTCAACTAATATTTTTAAATCAGTTACAATTCACCCCCATCTTGTTCTTTCACAAATTGCTAACTTGTTCTCTAAGAGGGCTCCTGGGACACTACAATCTAACATAGAGAAGAACCTGAAAGAAAGAATCAAAGTTGTGTCCTTGAGGACAGGAAACATGTTGGCAGATCCGATTATAAAATCTAGATCCAAGGTGGTGAGCAAATGGACTGGAACAAATGAGGAGTAGAAAATTGGGGAGCCAATGGGCGAGACTAGTAATGCTAAAAAGGAAAACGAAGAGAGAAAATACATGCCTGCTTTACATTTCCCTCAAAGGATAAAGCATAAAAAATTAGACAAGTGTTTTGGGCAGTTCTTGGAGATGCTCAAACAATTATATGTGAACACTCCCTTCATAGAGTTGCTCACTCAAATGACCGCTTATGAAATATTCTTAAAGGAGATGTTGTCGAGCAAAAGGTTGTTAGAAGAAACAACAATGATCAAGCTTAATATCCACTGCAGTGCCATATTGCAAAATAAAATTCCTCAAAAGTATGGAGATCCAAGAAGTTTTACCATACCATGCTTTTTGTGGATTGAGAAGTTTGACAAGGCCTTGTATGATTCAAGTTCATCTATAAATCTACTTTTCTATTTTCAGAAACTTGAAGGTGAGATTGGAGTGATCAAGTCTATACCAGTATACTCGCAACTGGCTGATAAGGCAACAATCATACCCGAGTAAATAATCGAAGATATGTTAGTGGGAGTGGATAAGTATTTGTTCTCCGTTGATTTTACTGTGGTAGACATGGAGGTGAACAAGGATGTGCCTATAATTCTAGGGAGGTCACTCTGTTCCAAGGGTAAAGAAATTCTTGATATTTATGATGGGAACTCATGTTCAGTGGAGAATGAGAAAGTGGTTTTCCAGATGAAGAGGATGATGAAGTATCCTAGTGATGAAGCGTCTGCCCACTCTTGTTTCAAGCTTGATATGATTAGAGAGTTGATTGAAAAATGTCAGTTTGACAAGCTTGTATGTAATCCTCTATAAACGCGTATCACTCAATCTAACATAGTGGAGGATGAAGATCCTTAAATCAAGAAAGAGGTTAAATCTCTTGAAACTAATAATCATGTAGTAGATGAGGAGGAACTCAAGAAGGAGGCATCTAAGCCTAGTGTGTAATTAAAAGTTCTCCTTGCTCACTTAAAATATGCTTTTCTTGAAACTAACAATTTTTCTATGATTATTTCTGCTTACTTGATAGGTAAATAGGAACACAAGTTGGTTGAGCTACTAAGAAAGTGCAAAAAGGCAATTAGTTGGACCATAGCTGATATTCAGGGAATTAGTCCAGCTATTTGCATGCACATGATTTTATTGGAAGAAAATAGAAATCCAGTAGTGCAACATCAACGCAAGTTGAACAAAAATTTAGAATAGGTATTGCAAAATATATTATCAAATTGCTAGATGCAGGAATGA of Nicotiana tomentosiformis chromosome 7, ASM39032v3, whole genome shotgun sequence contains these proteins:
- the LOC138895750 gene encoding uncharacterized protein, which encodes MGETSNAKKENEERKYMPALHFPQRIKHKKLDKCFGQFLEMLKQLYVNTPFIELLTQMTAYEIFLKEMLSSKRLLEETTMIKLNIHCSAILQNKIPQKYGDPRSFTIPCFLWIEKFDKALYDSSSSINLLFYFQKLEGEIGVIKSIPVYSQLADKATIIPE